AAAATCCCGGCTACTAAGCGCGGCAGCAGAAACATCCCCAAAATACAAAAGGCAGGTATCCGGGCGTCACATCCCCGGTACCTGCCTTTTTTTATGGCCTGAGAGCCCTACAACCGGCCGACCGTATAGTTCAGACTTTCTTTTTTTGGGGGAAAACTCCGTGAACATCACGGTCTTTCGTGATATTTCATAGCCCCCAAACCTAAGATGAACGCCTTGCTTTTGGGCTTGCGCGTCTGTGCAGAAAACAGGCTAACCCGCACGATTCACCATGAAATTTTCTTACCAGCAAGGCGAACAAAAAAGGATAGCACCTATTATTAATGTGTGTCTTTGAGCAGCCAACTTAGGTCAGCTTTATGCAATTACCCGAAAGCAACTTCAAAAAATCTTACCAAAGAACCGCCGGACATTCCGGTTCAGGCCTGTTCTGACGGTTGAATTGCGCACGCTACGGTCAGATTACAGCTTAACGGCCTTTAGCAACACCTACACCTGCAACCGCCGCCGCTACGCGCTCGCCATCCATTGCGGCACTGACGATGCCGCCGGCATAGCCCGCACCCTCTCCGCAGGGAAACAGTCCCTGAAGCTGTGGATGCTCCAATGTTTGCGCATCGCGCGGGATGCGCACCGGCGAAGACGTCCGTGTTTCGGGCGCGTGAACGACGGCTTCGTTCGTGAGAAAGCCCCGCATCGAACGGTCGAACTGCCGGAAACCCTGCTGCAATGCCCGGTGAATGAAATCCGGAAGTACTTCGCCAAGCTCCACCGGCGTGATGCCTGGCGCATACGAAGTTTTGGGTAAATCCGCGGATGTACGCCCCCTCACAAAGTCTTCGAGACGCTGTGCAGGCGCGGTCTGCGTTTGGCCGCCGGCCTCCCAGGCGCGGGTCTCGATGGCATGCTGAAAATACATCGCGGCCAGCGGTCCGTGCTTTTCAAAAGGACGAAAATCGGAATCCCGCAGTTCTACGACGATGCCGCTGTTGGCCGTCGAGCGGGCCCGCCGCGAAGACGACCATCCGTTGGTAACAATTTCGCCCGGCTCCGTTGCACAGGGCGCAATCACCCCGCCCGGACACATGCAAAAAGAATACACCCCACGGCCTTCAACCTGCCTCGTGATGCCGTAGGCTGAAGGTGGCAGCCAGGGTCCGCGGTCGGTATCGCAGCTGTACTGAATCTGATCGATGAGCTGTTGCGGATGCTCTACCCGAACACCGACAGCCAGCGGCTTGCGCTCAATCAGAATGCCGGAGTCATGCAGCAAGCGAAAAATGTCGCGCGCGGAGTGTCCGGTCGCAAGTATCGTTTTTCGGGCACGGAACACATCATCCTTCAAGGTACGCACCCCGCGCAGCGCCCCACCTTCCGTAATGAAGCCCGTAACCCGCGTATCGAAGTGAACTTCCCCGCCGTGCGCTTTCACGCATTCACGCATGTTCGCGATAATGCCCGGCAGCTTGTTCGTGCCAATATGCGGATGCGCCTCGACCAGTATATCGCGCACGGCCCCGAATCCGACGAGCAACTCGAGAATCCGCCGGACATCCCCCCGTTTTTTTGCCCG
This genomic stretch from Cyclonatronum proteinivorum harbors:
- a CDS encoding NAD(P)/FAD-dependent oxidoreductase, which encodes MVHDLQIRVKPETAYSPEALKAYAAAKLKLPAGELTQVEIVRRSIDARKRQVMVQLAVRVWHKEPFRESIISLPDYQNVRNAEEIIVIGSGPAGLFAALRLIELGYKPIVLERGKDVKARIKDIKNINVRHIVNPDSNYCFGEGGAGTYSDGKLYTRAKKRGDVRRILELLVGFGAVRDILVEAHPHIGTNKLPGIIANMRECVKAHGGEVHFDTRVTGFITEGGALRGVRTLKDDVFRARKTILATGHSARDIFRLLHDSGILIERKPLAVGVRVEHPQQLIDQIQYSCDTDRGPWLPPSAYGITRQVEGRGVYSFCMCPGGVIAPCATEPGEIVTNGWSSSRRARSTANSGIVVELRDSDFRPFEKHGPLAAMYFQHAIETRAWEAGGQTQTAPAQRLEDFVRGRTSADLPKTSYAPGITPVELGEVLPDFIHRALQQGFRQFDRSMRGFLTNEAVVHAPETRTSSPVRIPRDAQTLEHPQLQGLFPCGEGAGYAGGIVSAAMDGERVAAAVAGVGVAKGR